Within the Nocardioides humi genome, the region CAGCTCGAGGAGGCGCAGTCCGCGCTCACCGAGCTGACCTCCGCCCTCGAGGACCTCGACGCCCGGCTCGGCGCGCTGACCACCGCCCGCGACGAGAAGGTCGCCGCGCTCGACACCGAGATCGGCGCGGTCTCCGGCGACCGCGCCGCGGTCGTCGCGGAGATCCCCGACGACCTCCTCGCCCTCTACGAGAAGCTCCGCGCCAGCAAGGGCGGCGTCGGCGTCGGCGCCTTGCGCGCCCGCCAGTGCGGCGGCTGCCAGCTCACCCTCGACGCCGGCGAGCTCGCGGCGATCCGCGCCACCCCGGCCGAGACGGTGCTCCGGCACGAGGAGTGCCAGCGGATCCTGGTCCGCACGCCCGAGAGCGGCCTGTGAGCCCTGCGCCGGACCGGGTCGTCGTCGAGGCCGACGGCGGCTCGCGCGGCAACCCCGGCCCCGCGGCGTACGGCGCCGTGCTGCGCGATGCCGCGACCGGAGCCGTGCTCGCGGAGGACGCCCGCACGCTCGGCATCGCGACCAACAACGTGGCGGAGTACTCCGGACTGGTCGCCGGCCTCAAGCTCGCCCTCGACCACGCCCCCGGTGCGCAGATCGAGGTGCGGATGGACTCGAAGCTCGTCGTCGAGCAGATGTCCGGGCGCTGGAAGATCAAGCACGCCGACATGCGCGCGCTCGCCGCCGAGGCCGGCGCGCTGGCCCCCGACGGCACGACCTACACCTGGGTGCCGCGCGCCGAGAACGCCCACGCGGACCGGCTCGCCAACGAGGCGCTCGACGGGACGCGCGTCGGGGTCAGCGTCCCCGGCGACGGGATCCCCGACGAGCCCGAGTCCGCGGCCGAGGAGGCGTCCTCGCCGGCGACCGGGCCCGGCCAGCCGACCACGATCGTGCTGGTGCGCCACGGCGTCACGCCGCACACCACCGGCCGCCGGTTCTCCGGCGGGCTCGGCGGCGACAACCCCGCGCTGTCCGAGGAGGGACGCGCACAGGCCGCCGAGGTCGCCGCATGGCTCACCGAGCTGAAGGAGAGCGTCGACGTCGTCGTGGCCTCGCCCGTCCGGCGTACCCGGGAGACGGCCGACATCGTGGCGGGCGCCCTCGGGCTGCCTGTCGAGGAGGAGGCCGCCTTCGCCGAGATGGAGTTCGGCGAGTGGGACGGGCTGAGCTTCACCGAGGTCGCCGAGCGGGACCGCGCCCGGCTGGACGCCTGGTTCGCCGACATGGCCGCCGCTCCTCCGGGCGGCGAGTCCTTCGTGGCCGTGCAGGAGCGGGTGCTCGCCGGGCTGGCCCGGCTGCTGGAGTCCCACGCCGGCCGGACCGTGGTCCTGGTCAGCCACGTGACCCCGATCAAGACCCTGGTCGCCCACGCGCTCGACGCCCCGCTGGAGACGCTGTTCCGGATGGAGCTCGCTCCCGCCGCGGTCTCGGTGCTCGCGTTCTACCCGGACCCGCGCACCGGCGAGCAGAAGGGCTCGATGCGCTTCTTCAACGCGCTCGCCCCCGGCCGGCGGACCCTGCGCGACACCGGCCGCTGGTGACGGATCAGAGCTCGCCGACGACCACGTCGAGCTGGGTGCCGCTCCTGCCGGGCGGGCCGACCTCGACCCGCCAGCCCAGCCGCTCCAGCGCGGCGGCGAGCGCGGCGGGCGTGCGCGGGTCGGCGCCGTCCTCGAGCAGGGCGCGGACGATCCGGCCCTTGGTGGCCTTGTTGAAGTGGCTCACGACCTTGCGGGTCCCGTCGTGCTCGTGGAGCACCCGCACCGTCGCCACCCGCCGCGCCAGCTCCGGGCCGGGGCGCCAGAAGCTCGCGTACATCCCCGAGCGCAGGTCGACCAGCAGCCCGCGGCCCAGCGCGTCGGCCATCACCGCCGACAGGGCCTCCCGCCAGACCGCGGCGACCGGGCCGAGGCCGGGGAGGGAGACGTCGCCGGAGAGCCGGTACGACGGGATCCGGTCGCCGAGGCGGACCATCCCGAACAGGCTGGAGGCCACCGCGACCCGGCTGGTCGCCCGGCGCTTGGCCGCCGTCGACAGCGTGGCGACGTCGAGGGCGTCGTACAGGACGCCGGTGTAGATCCGGTCCGCTCGCGCGGTCGGCGCGTCCGGCAGCTCGGCGTTGCGGTCGACCAGGTCGGCCTGGCCGGCGGAGAGGCCGAGCACCTCGGCCGCCTTGGCCGGGTCGTCGCGGCACAGCTCGACGAGCGCGTCGAGCACGGTACGGCGCGCGCCGGTCAGCGCGGGGGAGGACAGGGCGGCGAGGTCGAGCGGCTGGCCCCGCCGGGGAACGGCCTTGCCCTCGCTCGGCGGCAGCAGGATCAGCACGGGCGCAAGGATAGGGTCGGCGTCATGCCGAGCAACCTCGTGGTCCGGGTCAGGGCGAGCTCTCCGGCGATCCGGGAGGGGCTGGCGGCGATCGCCGCGGAGCTGGACCTTCCCGGCGAGTTCCCCGCCGAGGTGACCGCGGCCGCCGAGCAGGCGGCCGCCGCCGTCGTACTCCCCGACTTGGACCGCACCGACCTGCCCTTCCTCACCATCGACCCGCCCGGCTCGATGGACCTCGACCAGGCGGTCCACATCGAGCGCGCCAGCGACGGCTTCACGGTCCACTACGCCATCGCCGACGTCGCCGCGTTCGTGCGGCCCGACGACCCGGTCGACGTCGAGGCCAACCGGCGCGGCGAGACGCTGTACGGCGCCGGCACCCGGATCCCGCTGCACCCGCCGGTGCTCTCCGAGGGCGCCGCGTCGCTGCTGCCCGACCAGGTCCGGCCCGCGCTGCTCTGGACGATCCGGCTCGACGCCGAGGGCGCGACGACCGACGTCCGGGTCGAGCGGGCCCGGGTGCGCTCGACGGCCCGCTGGTCGTACGCCGAGGCGCAGGCCGCCCTCGACGCCGGCACCGCCGGCGAGGTGCTCGCGCTGCTGCGCGAGGTCGGCCGGCTCCGCGAGCAGCAGGAGATCGCCCGCGGCGGCGTCTCGCTGCCACTGCCCGAGCAGGAGATCGACGAGACCGACGACGGCTTCCACCTCGTGTTCCGCGAGCAGCTGCCGGTCGAGCTCTGGAACGCCCAGATCTCGCTGCTGACCGGCATGGGCGCGGCCTCCCTCATGGTCGAGGCGAAGGTCGGCCTGCTGCGCACCGTCCCGCCGCCGGACCCGCGCGATGTCGCCCATCTGCGGCGGGTGGCCAAGGGCCTGCGGATCTCCTGGCCCCAGGACCGGGACTACCCCGACTTCGTGCGCTCCCTGGATCCCGCGGTGTCCCAGCACCAGGCGATGGCCGTCGCGTGCACCCGGCTGCTGCGGGGCAGCGGGTACGCCGCGTTCGACGGCGAGCTGCCCGAGCAGACCCGCCACTCCGCGATCGCCGGCGAGTACGCCCACGTCACCGCGCCGCTGCGCCGCCTCGGCGACCGGTACGCCGGCGAGGTGTGTCTCGCGATCTGCGCCGGCA harbors:
- a CDS encoding zinc ribbon domain-containing protein, producing MNADPAAQLRLLDLQALDAQVDQLRHQRAHPAEAAEIKDLLGKRVDVDGRLRDQRIVVDDLTAAQAKADADVEQVKARRARDRDRMDSGAIADPKALERMQHELESLERRISTLEDEELEVMEQLEEAQSALTELTSALEDLDARLGALTTARDEKVAALDTEIGAVSGDRAAVVAEIPDDLLALYEKLRASKGGVGVGALRARQCGGCQLTLDAGELAAIRATPAETVLRHEECQRILVRTPESGL
- a CDS encoding bifunctional RNase H/acid phosphatase, whose protein sequence is MSPAPDRVVVEADGGSRGNPGPAAYGAVLRDAATGAVLAEDARTLGIATNNVAEYSGLVAGLKLALDHAPGAQIEVRMDSKLVVEQMSGRWKIKHADMRALAAEAGALAPDGTTYTWVPRAENAHADRLANEALDGTRVGVSVPGDGIPDEPESAAEEASSPATGPGQPTTIVLVRHGVTPHTTGRRFSGGLGGDNPALSEEGRAQAAEVAAWLTELKESVDVVVASPVRRTRETADIVAGALGLPVEEEAAFAEMEFGEWDGLSFTEVAERDRARLDAWFADMAAAPPGGESFVAVQERVLAGLARLLESHAGRTVVLVSHVTPIKTLVAHALDAPLETLFRMELAPAAVSVLAFYPDPRTGEQKGSMRFFNALAPGRRTLRDTGRW
- the yaaA gene encoding peroxide stress protein YaaA, yielding MLILLPPSEGKAVPRRGQPLDLAALSSPALTGARRTVLDALVELCRDDPAKAAEVLGLSAGQADLVDRNAELPDAPTARADRIYTGVLYDALDVATLSTAAKRRATSRVAVASSLFGMVRLGDRIPSYRLSGDVSLPGLGPVAAVWREALSAVMADALGRGLLVDLRSGMYASFWRPGPELARRVATVRVLHEHDGTRKVVSHFNKATKGRIVRALLEDGADPRTPAALAAALERLGWRVEVGPPGRSGTQLDVVVGEL
- a CDS encoding RNB domain-containing ribonuclease, producing the protein MPSNLVVRVRASSPAIREGLAAIAAELDLPGEFPAEVTAAAEQAAAAVVLPDLDRTDLPFLTIDPPGSMDLDQAVHIERASDGFTVHYAIADVAAFVRPDDPVDVEANRRGETLYGAGTRIPLHPPVLSEGAASLLPDQVRPALLWTIRLDAEGATTDVRVERARVRSTARWSYAEAQAALDAGTAGEVLALLREVGRLREQQEIARGGVSLPLPEQEIDETDDGFHLVFREQLPVELWNAQISLLTGMGAASLMVEAKVGLLRTVPPPDPRDVAHLRRVAKGLRISWPQDRDYPDFVRSLDPAVSQHQAMAVACTRLLRGSGYAAFDGELPEQTRHSAIAGEYAHVTAPLRRLGDRYAGEVCLAICAGTPVPDWVTAALPGLPKTLQDSARRAGAYERAVLDLLEAAVLTGRVGEEFDGVVTSVRENDPTAGVVVLADVGVEAPVTSADPLPLGEDVRVTLATADLASRKVAFTRGREA